The Rhododendron vialii isolate Sample 1 chromosome 3a, ASM3025357v1 nucleotide sequence TTTCTTCCATTTGCCCACCAGCAACCATAAGCTCAAAGCCCCTGTTCACTGCTGTTATAGGAGGCTTCTTTTGCTTGAAATGAGTGGGAATGCGGAAAAGGTGTTAAAAATTAGTTCAGGATTTGAGAATTTTTGTTCACTGTAGTCAAAATTGGAGGACCACTCAAGTCGATTCTTAGTAGTTGTATTCTAATCCTTCCCTTATTTTGGTACTTTTTAAGCTACCTTTGCCAAGCCTTGAAATATCATTGTATAAAcagcaatgtttttttttttttccctatgaATTTTCTCTGTATGTTTATGGAAATCactcttttttccttctaagGAAATACATCTTGAACTGGaaagcaaaaaggaaaaaaaaacgttGAGGTAATACAAATTGAACACTTTTTGATTTATATGCAGGCTATGTCAAGGTATGTCCGCGGAATCTacttgcctctttttttttgaacttgaatCTACTTGCCCCTCGTTAACAGGTACAAATACCTTTTCGTAGATTCCGATATCATTTTGGGACGACATTATTCAATTTCTGGTTAAATGTAAGTGCTGTGTAATGTGGAAGAACTTTTATCAAAATGCTAGCATTTCTCATTTGTCTTAGAAGTGATTTTTGATGGGCAGATGAAGAAGCTTTATTTTCTGGGAAACTGTAGGTTCGCCTCATTTCAGAGTAGTGTTGTGTGgttgaaatatggttgattctcgcgcggggggggggggggggtggggaggGGGTGTGAATGAACTCTGCACAATCTTGGCCCTTCTCGCGTCTTTGGTCCCTTACTCAAGCATCTGACCTCGTGATGGCTCTCGCTGGTCCCTCCGCTCTTGCGAGCTTGTACAGCTCGCGGGGTGAACTTTACATACTCTAAGGGTCTCGTTGGATAAACTCTACATATTGGGGTCTCGAGACCCTCACGATGACTATCACTGGTCCATCTGCCCTCGCGAGCTCGTTCAGCTCGCAGGTCCTATCTTGTGTCGCGTGGCCCCAATTCTCTCTGTGCTTGCGAGCTTGTTCAGCTCGCGGGGTGAACTTTACACACTCTAGGGGTCTCGCAACCTCGGGACCCTTGCGATGGCTCTCGCTGGTCCATCTGCCCTCGCGAGCTCTTTTAGCTTGCAGGTCCTATCTTGTGCCTATCTTGTGCTGCGTGGCACCAATTCTCCCTCCGCGCGGCAGTCGCTGGCCATGTGTCATTCTCTTGACCCCTCCACACGTTGGTGCATGAGTGGTCGGTCAAATTTCTTCGCAAGTCAACGGTCATAATTTTGACCGCGCCTACAATTAGCAACTTCTTTTTACACTATTTCGAAAACCCAAGGAATCAATCGTATGCAGCAGATCATGAAATccattgaaaatgaaaaaaaggaaaaaaaaaaccttgattGGTGGCTCAAAGTTGAAGCTTTCACCGCATGGCTCAATACTCGACGGctattaattaataaaattgacgAGGACAAGACAAACATCCGTGGCAGAATTCAAAAATGTTATTAACTCCAATAGGGAAACTGCAGAGAACCAACCGTGCAATTGCTTAATGAGTAGTATGATAGTAGAGCACTATATTAAAATGGTAGAAAGTTGACTATTATGGTATACTTGATACCCATATCTACCAATGCCGCACAATCCTCTCTCTGCCTATATTCAGGTTGACTTGAAACAGGAGAAGTATCGCACACCTCCTCCGTGGCTGAGTATCCATCGTCGTCGTTGTCATCTGCTGCTGAAAAAGTTGCTGCCAATTCCGACCTCTTGATTGAAATCCTGATTCGCCTGCCCATAAGATCTCTTAGGATTTCCAAGTCCGTGTCCAAACACTGGCGTTCTATAATTACCAGCCATTTCTTTGCTCTCCTCCGCAATCCCGACTCAACAACCGTCTCCGGCCTATTCCTGCACCCCTATAGTATCAACCCCTTCCCCGAgctcaatttcatccctcttATCAACACCATCCATGAACCCCACCCCTGGTTCACAGATCTTGCTTTCTTTCCAGGTTTACGAGCCCATATACGAATCATAAATGCCTGTCACGGGTTACTATTGTGTTGTTTTGGCCACAGCCATGATGATAACCCTAAACCCAACTATTTCATCCTCAATCCCACAACGAAACAGTTCAAAATCCTCCCAAGATGCCATCTCTCCAACCTCATATGCCCCGCCCTAGCTTTCGATCCGTCAAAATCCCCTCACTACAAAGTTGTTTGCGTTTGTTACGTTGATtttgctccaattttttttttttcggtaaaTGATTTGGCTCCAACTTATCCAGCAGGACCCTACCATCGTATCATGATGTATTCATCTGAGACCGGCTCATGGAAGACGTCCGGTGTGCCGTTCGCTGCAAAATACAAGACACAGTATGATGCTGGAGTGTACTGGAACGGTGCAGTTAACTGGTTCAACTGCTGGGGGATAGGAGATTCAGTGTATTACAATGTGGACGATGAGCGGTCGGGAAATATTCCCCTGCCGCCGATCCCAGAGGGTAACGATTGGTACAATCGACAGTTCAGGCATTACTGGGAATCTCGGGGCCACTTGCATCTGGTTGAGGTCTATGATCAAACGCATAGGGTTGATGTTCAGGAGCTGGAGAGAGATTACTCCGGGTGGTTTTTGAAATTCTGCGTCGATCTTGATGCGGTTGGAATTCCGAGGGACCCCCAGTTTTGTCACTTTAGTATACTCTGTGTTGTGAGGATGGAAAGAGATGAAGAGTCGTTGCTGGTGCTGCATGTACCTGGTAAAATCTTGCGTTATTTCTTCGGCGATGGGACTTTGAACAAGATATGCGACGTCGCGATCCCACCGAGGTTTCGCAGCTGGGGAGGCATCGAGAGTCGATTGACATATCCTTGGTGTCGTTCTTTCCAGTACAATGAGTCACTATTTGGTGTTTAACCTTATAGTTCTTGATGGAGTAAGTTTCAATGTCAACCCCCTGCTGCCTTCCGTCCAATTTTTTTGACCGAAAATACCCATGTGCTGTCCACATGAGCACATTAGAGGGGTATATGGGGTATTGTGGGATCTACTCTAACCaaaggagagagacagagagaagtaGTATTTCGTGGGTTTAGTTTGTAAATGAATACACTGAATTGGTTTTGAATTACGTTAGTTTGGTTACACTTTCTGAAGAACATTTTGCAGAAATGATTTTATATCGAGAATCTAGAGGTTTTTTTGGTGCTCTTGGAAAATGATGATTGAAAAGAATTGCTGACAAGTGCTAAACAAAACTACCAAATTGGGAGCAATTTGTATGTTGACTATTTGGTTAGTAATTTCAGATATAACTCGTTATTAACTATTATATAAAtgtatttaaaaatatactGATTGATGTCATAGGACCGTGGATTTTGCTTGGTCTATGTTCTTGATAAGTTTTGAAAGGTAAAAAGTGGAGTATTGATCATCGGAATAGCTAAGCTCGAGAAGGGCTCATATTGGGCTAGGACAACATCTTTCCGTCCATCCCATGAACTAGATAGGATCTACTTCCAAAGTTCGACAACGTTTGTTGGAAAAATTCTAGAAGCCACTGCGCAATTGTTTAGTCAATACTCAATAATCCGCCGgctaattattaattttttttatagaagaAATACAGCTTACGATatctgataaaaaaagaagatagagTTGACCACCAACTCATTACTCTATACGCACACCTATTTTTACTGTAACAACCAGTCCGTCTGTGAATTGCCTATATTTAGGTTGACTTGGTTATAGAAGTGTCACACACCTCCTCCATGGCggaatatttcaaaaatatatctaTTGATGTCCTATGACCATGATATTTTGCTTGGCCTATATTCGCGATAAGTTTTGAAAGGTACAAAAGTATTGATCGTTGGAATAGCTAGGCTCGAGAAAGTCCATACTGGGCTAGGATAGCACCCTTCCGTTCTTTCCACAAGATAGATAGGGTCTGCCTCAAAGTTCGACAATGTTTGTTGGAAAAATTCCGAAAGCAACTGCGCACTTGTTTAGTCAATACTCAATAACCCGCAGgctaatctttcttttttttagaagaaaaatacAACTTACGatatctgataaaaaaaaagattgagtTGACCACAACATTACTTTATATGCACACCTATTTTTACTGTACAAACCTGTCGCATCTGTGAATTGCCTATATTTAGGTTGAGTTGGTTATTGAAGTGTCACACACCTCCTCCATGGTGGagtatttcaaaaatatatctaTTGATGTCCTATGACCATGATTTTTTGTTTGGCCTATGTTTGCGATAAGTTCTGAAAGGTAAAAAGTATAGATCGTCGGACTAGCTAGGCTCGAGAAGGGCCCATATTGGGCTAGGATAGTACCCTTCCGTCTTTTCCATGAACTAGATAGGATCTGCCTCAAAATTCGACAATGTTTGTTGGAAAAATTTCAGAAGCAACTGCACAATTGTTTAGTCATACTCAATAATCAGTCGGCTAATCTCTTTTTTTAGAAGAAATACAGCTTACGGAATCTAAGAAAAAAAGATAGAGTTGACCACCATATTACTCTCACAAACCTGTCTCATTTGTGAGTTGCTTATATTTAAGTTGACTTAGAGCATCTTGGAGCCTTCACCCATTTTTTCCCCCAAATTTGAGCCAAATTTTGGGTAGGCACATCTCCAATCatcaaatccaaaatttaaaattcactctccctctctcttcctccttcGACCCACCTCCACTACACCACCGCAACCCTCcatctcccttctctctccctctgacCCACCACCACCTACCCATTGCCTCTACTACGACCAAGGACGGAACCAAAATTTtatcctagcagtggcgaaatgtatactaaaaaaaatctagtagtgacgagactatataagtttggcataaatttttttttttacatataataattgtattttttaaaattttagtcgtggcggtcgccgccactagaccccccctgatcccatccttgacTACGACGACACTTTAACTACTCCGACAGCACTCCGGCGACAACTCTGACAAATTTGAGAAATCACCGACCCACCACCACCCGACTCACCCTCTCTATCCTTCAATCCACTtgacatttctctctctttctctccctctaaGTAGCTGTAGGAAAAATGGGGAAAGAGTTTGGTTTGTCCCagatttggacaaaaaaatgagtaaaacccaaaatgggaaagTGTTTGGGTAAAGGATTGAAGAGAtggttttgtgatttttgcccaaattttaaatttggaaaaaggtTTGGGTCAAGACTGGAGATACTCTTAGTAACAGGAGAAGTGTCACACACCTCCTTCATGGTGGAGTATTCATCATCATCTGCTGCAGCTGATAAAGTTGCTGCAAGTTCCGACCTCTTGACCGAAATCCTAATTCGTCTACCCATAAGATCTCTCATGCGGTTCAAATCTGTTTCTAAATACTGGCTCTCTCTCATCAACAGCGATTCGTTCTCTCTATGTCGCAATCCCAACTCCACCGCTGTCGTCTCCGGCCTATTCATGCACCCCGTCTCCGACCTATTAACCGGGGACACCTATAGGTCCACCACTGTACCCAAACTTGATTTCATCCCCCTAACCAACACCACCGGTGGCAGTACCCCTACTCACAAACCCCACCCTCATTTCAATGATCTCGCTTTCTTCCCGTGTTTATCAGGTAACAAACGAATCATAAGTTCCTGTCATGGATTACTATTGTGTTGTTTCTACACAGAACTGAATTACCGTAAACCCGACTACTTTATCCTCAATCCCACAACCAAACAATTCAAGATCCTCCCCAACCGCCATCTCTCCGAACTCAGAGGCCTAACACTAGCTTTCGATCCGTTGAGATCCCCTCACTACAAAATCGTTTGCGCTCATTACGACACATTAATATGTCCAGCGGTGCCCTACTATCAGATTGCGACGTACTCATCTGAGACCAGATCATGGAAGGCCTCCAGTGAGCTGTTCGCAGTAGATTTCTACAAGTATGACAACTCTGGGGTGTATTGGAACGGTGCGGTTCATTGGTTCAACCGCAGGCGGAATAGGAATTCACTGTATTACAATGTCGACGAAGAGCGGATGGGAATCATTCCAGCGCCTCCGGCACGAGAGCTTAGAAATTGTTGTGGTTGGGATTCTATGCATTATGGGGAATTTTGGGGCCGCTGTTCTGGTCCGGAGTCTAGTTATTATGGGGAATCTGGGGGTCAGTTACATCTCGTTGAGACCTACCGTTTTGGTCCGACGAATCAAGTTCATGTTTATGAGATGGCGAGGGATTACTCTATGTGGTCGGTGAAATACCGGGTTGATGATCTCGATGGCATCGGAATCGTGCGGCGCCCGGGGGGTTGTAGTTCGATTAGTGTGCTTTGTGTGGTACGGACAAAAAGAGACGAGGAGTCGTTTATGGTCCTGCACGTACCTGGTAAAATCTTGGGCTACGGTTTTGCAGATGGGAATTTCAAGGAGATATGTGGCGTGGCGGCTCCGGAGGGGTTCGATAACGAGGGAGGGGTACAGGATGTGCTTACATATTTCTGGTCTGATTGCTATCCTTACGTCGAATCTCTCTCTCGTGTTTGACATCGGTGCCGCCGCGCGTTCAttgtaatgattttgttatgctcTCATCTTTCTTCTCGTTATCTTGTCTTTGTAGTCTTTGTTTTGCTTTGTAGTGATCTTACTCTTACTAAAACTTGCCATTCACTTGATTAAATTTGATTGAACTGCAATGGGCTTCTGGACCAGACACTGCCATTTCCTTTTTAGTCTCCCTCATATTATCTTCTTTTAAAATTACCCGaaggaatgcaaaaataaagggaaatgatttctATAGTCGGCAGTTAGGAATCTTCCTTTCAGGCCAGTCTTCCCTAGTAGGAGTATTTTCCTTCCTACTGACCTCGTCAAAAGCCAATTTCCACAAGCAACTTATTGTCAACATTCAATAAAAGCAATGCCaagaaaactacaaaaaaatatcaaaaataaagCACACCACGTGTTAAGAGTTGAAGCAAGACAAGCAATAGATTGAAACACAAGACCAGGCATTCATTCGAACTCTTGAAATCCATCATGTCTGAGTATCCATCTTCCGCCGATACGATCGCCTCCGACGATGACCTCTTAACCGAAATCCTCATACGGGTACCGGTGAAATCACTCCTCCGGTTCAAGTCCGTATCGAAGCACTGGCTCTCTCTCATCACCACACCCAATTTCGCATGCTGCCGGAATCCTGACCCTAGCTCTGTATCTGGCCTATTTTTGTACTCGTCCGGTCGGCGCCTCAACTCCGGACTTAATTTCATCCCTCTTCAAAATGATGGCAATCCAACTGACGGAAATTTTACAACCTTTCCATTAGgaatgaaaattttaagttcATGCCACGGCTTATTATGCTGTACTAGCTTCCCCCTTACTGGCAACCACCAATTCCACATCCTCAATCCTACTACCAAGCAATTCAGTTCACTTCCTAAATCCCGTGGGGAAGTAAGAGGGTTGAGTTTATCTTTTGAACCATGTAGATCACCTCACTACAAAGTAGTTTGCATATTGGGCACCGTTTCAGTTTTGTCTAGAGAGCCTTGTTAGAGTGAGTGGCGTTATCAAATTGAGATATACTCGTCTGAGACCGGCACTTGGAGGCCTTCTGGTGAACCTTTTATCGGCGATCTCAATACGCATTTGCCTGGCGTGGTCTATTGGAATGGCGCGATTCATTGGTTTAACGCTTGGGGGGATTCCTTGTATTTCAACATCGAGGATGAGAGGCTTGGAATCTTGTCAATGCCTCCGATTCCTCAGGGTGAAGGGAATGGGAGGCCGTTTAGGTACTATGGGGAGTCTCGTGGCCATTTGCATCTTGTTGAGATCTACGATGCAAGGACTCAGTTTTGTGTATGCGAGATGGAAGCTGACTATTCCGGGTGGTTTGTTAAGTACAATGTTGATCTTTGCGAAGTTGGAATTGCATTTCCTGAGATGATGCAGAGGCTGTCGTGGGATCCAATGTATTACTCGTTTGCTATACTTGCCATTGTacgggaagaagaaaaagaagatgagcAATCGTTTCTGGTGTTGCACGTACCTGGAAAGATCATACGTGACAATCTTGCGAATAAAAGCTTTGAGAAGATAGGCGATGTTGCCCCGGAGCATTGTGTaaggggccgaaatatccgaggGGTCACAAGGTCCAGAAAGGGGGAATGAAGGTTCACACGCTGTTTGACCCATCATCTAAGCTATCTcagttcacctgtaaataagtttgggcTTCGGCCAAATAAGCCAATAGCtatccgaaggatagacggaaccacgagtacttcaccgaacgTTATAAGCTGTATCCGAACATACGACACTTGAGCTCGCTCGGGGTCTCACCAAGCGCACGGTATGAACATCCGCTTGTTCGGCTTGGTTTTTCTTCGGTAGGGACATCAAACGCTCGGATAATTCGTATGGCGGAAGTTGGTCCCGCCGAGCAtagacgattgtggaaccttccataaatatctcctgataagtaagctgtcttttctgatattcgaagtgacatctctgaacgatgcgacctttctgacatcaacccatatggctctgaaagactagggaagtggtgttcattaaatggccctgctacTAAGCGCCAACCAAGCAGAACGtaacacgtggaaagtatgaccaacttgctcagcactccatcccctttgcctataaataaggGAGCGCTACCATTGAGAGGGGGATCCCTGACTCAAAAGATAACAGCACTCTCTTCTCTTGATCAGTATATTTTTCTTACTAaactcctccttctctctccacctactgacttgttcgtcggagcttcttcccggaggaacaacccccctccggttctgcaggtacatcaagatcGGCGTTAGCACTCTCCGCTCCACACAAGAAGATAGCAATACAGGAAGGctcacgaagaaatcacgcccccacaattggcgactccgctggggaggAAGAATAATCTCTTGgggtgttctttgtgttctCCGTGTTCTTAACCAGTTGAGGTCCAAACAAGATCTTCATTTCAAATTCAGTCTGCTCTTTGTGTTTGAGTTGAACAAATGGCCCAATGCCTCCCACCTCCGGGACCAGAGAATTTCACTCTGGGGCTCGAGGGTTATGGATCTATTAACCTCGAACCCCGTCAAGCGGCTAGGACGATTCCATCCGTGGCCCGCCAACTCTTTTTTCCACCTACCGAGTTGGATATCGCCCTGGCCGAACAAAAACGTCAAGCAGCGGTTATTACCATGCTGCAACAACGGCTAGAGGAGCGAGACGGAGGGTTGACTGTAACCCCTGCACACGAGCATCCAGCCGAGCCCAGCCGACCGAAGAAATCCCGCAAACGGGGCAGACCGTCTCGCCCAGCCCAAACAGCCGAACTCGCCGTTCCCGAGCGACGGACTGTCATTGAGCGTCATGACCAAGGCGCTCCACGACCTCGGCTGACGAGCATTATTCGTGCCGAGAGTACTCAATCCTCGGCCACGGGATCAACAGCTGGAACTAACAGAAGAGGCGCGTCCGCCCGAATGCGATATCATTCCGAACGACAAATGAGTCGAAGAAGTGGGAAAAGGCCCATGGATTTAAACGATCCACCTCGGCACGCACGCAGCAGCAGCAACCAGGAATATTCGGTTCGATCGAGACACGATTCCGAACGCCACGACGGGAGGCACTCGGCAAACTCTGGCAGTCGCCACCGAACCGAAAGCCGAGGAAACCGTTCGGAGCACGATAATACGATTATCCTGTACGATCAGTTCACAGGCTTGCCGACCATGTATCAACCCGTCGACCCCGCTCTTCAGCCTCAGCACGCTCCTTTGACGGGTTCGAAAGGAGAGGCGCGTGCACCTCCGGTCTTAGCCATTCGGCAACCGAAGGAGAACGAGGAGCAGCATCggtgggaaaaaagaaaggctCCAGAGCCGCACTGTCACTCCTCTCCCTATTGTCCCGCTGATCCCAGCTGAAGATAATTCGAAGCTCGagaaggcaaaggcttcccccttcgtggatgcTATTCAACAGGAGCGGCCACCAGACAGGTTCGTCATACCGAAGCTGAAACGCTACGAGGCGAAGGAGgacgcagtcgcgttcgttTGTCGCTTCAGACAAACCATGAGCCTCCACAACTTCTCTGACGCCCTTATGTGCAAGATCTTCCCGCTCACTCTTAGCGAGCCAattatgctgtggtacaatcaATTAAAACCTAAATCAATTTCTTGCTTCAACGAGCTAGAATTAGAGTTTAGCAAACGCTTTGTCACCAGTAACATACAACCGAAGACACTATCGATGTTGGTGAACATGCGGAGAGCGGCAGGAGAGACTTTACGGCTGTATACCGAGCGTTATTGGGAAGTCTATAATCTCATCCCCGACTGTGATCAGGGCGTCGCGGTCGAATCTTTTATGAACGGGTTGGATCCAACCTCGGCAATGTTCCGTGATCTCTCACGTAATCCGCCAAAAACAATGGGAGAGCTCATGGCCATAATCGAGAAGGACTGCGTCCACGAAGAAGCCATGGCCGAGCGGAATACTCCAAAGGTTCCCGAACCTACCAAGACAACAGGGGTGAAGAAACAAGTATCAAACGTCCGCCAGGGACAAGGAGACCGGGGCGGCTCAGGCCAAGCAACCAACAAACCGAGCAACAAGGGTCGCCCTCCGCAGCACCCACAGCCGCAGTCGTGGCCACAAACGAAGAGGGAGCCGCGGCCAGACGAGTACGTTGCCGAGCATACTGTATTCACCGAACCTATCTATAAACTCCTCAACATCATCGGCAAATTgccattctttgtttggccaacggtACTCTTGGGCACCGTCGGTAGCGGACCAGGGATGTGCACGTACCACAAGGAGCGCAGCCACTACACCACACAATGCCCGCCTTTCAAACGGTATCTAGAAGAGCTTGCAGCGGCTGGGCACCTGAATCAGTGGATCGACGTTCGGCGAAATCCACTTCCATCACCTCCTCCTCTTATCGGCAATCTTGTAAGCGTAATACAAGGGTTGGTTTCCGAAGGAAGGGCGGCCGAGCTTCGCTCAGAAATTGACAGAGCCGTCTCCACTTTATCCGTTTGCAACATTGGCGCTTCGGGCAAGCGAAAGTGGGAGGATCCGAGCTTCCATTGTGCAATGACCTTTTCGTCCGACGACTTGAAAGGTGTTCAAGTCCCTCGTATGGACGCCCTCGTCGTTACTATTGCTATTGCAAAATCAACTGTACAACGAGTATTGATAGACCAAAGAAGCTCGGCGGACGTGATGTTTTACTCAACATTCCTGAGCCTCGAATTATCTCCCGCTCAGCTTCGGACAGCATCAACTCCCCTTGTCAGCTTCACTGGAGCCCCGGTTTGGCCGCTCGGcctgatcactcttcctgtacGGGCGGGATCACGTGTTCTCCAAATTGAATTCGTGGTGGTCGCTTCTCCGAGTCCATACAACGTCATACTCGGTCGAACCTGGTTGCATGAAATGAAGGCCGTCGCCTCTACCTATCACCAGGTGGTCAAATTTATTGGATGGAATGGACGTCAGGAGAGCCTACGAGGAGACCAAATCCAATCGAAGAGATGCTACATTAGCACTGTGACGAACAAACAGAGCTATATGGAGGTACAATGCGTGGCCGCCACTCCCACTTCAATGATTGAGGATATTGGAGTGCCGGCCTAACAAAGGTCAGCTGAGGAGCTAATACATTTTTCCATTCCTGGGGGCGAAGGAAGATACTTTCTGATTGGGAGTTCATTGAGCGTAACCGAGCGTGAGGAGATGTATGACTTTTTGATGCGAAACATagaagtttttgcttggactCCACAAGACATGCCAGGTGTGGACCCATCGTTCGCAATGCATTCATTGAATGTCGATCCGAATAGACGGCCGGTGGTGCAAAAAGTCCGACGCTCATCAGCCGCTCATACCGAAGCTGTAATAGCC carries:
- the LOC131321283 gene encoding F-box protein At5g07610-like, encoding MMYSSETGSWKTSGVPFAAKYKTQYDAGVYWNGAVNWFNCWGIGDSVYYNVDDERSGNIPLPPIPEGNDWYNRQFRHYWESRGHLHLVEVYDQTHRVDVQELERDYSGWFLKFCVDLDAVGIPRDPQFCHFSILCVVRMERDEESLLVLHVPGKILRYFFGDGTLNKICDVAIPPRFRSWGGIESRLTYPWCRSFQYNESLFGV
- the LOC131321284 gene encoding F-box protein At5g07610-like; its protein translation is MGKCLGKGLKRWFCDFCPNFKFGKRFGSRLEILLVTGEVSHTSFMVEYSSSSAAADKVAASSDLLTEILIRLPIRSLMRFKSVSKYWLSLINSDSFSLCRNPNSTAVVSGLFMHPVSDLLTGDTYRSTTVPKLDFIPLTNTTGGSTPTHKPHPHFNDLAFFPCLSGNKRIISSCHGLLLCCFYTELNYRKPDYFILNPTTKQFKILPNRHLSELRGLTLAFDPLRSPHYKIVCAHYDTLICPAVPYYQIATYSSETRSWKASSELFAVDFYKYDNSGVYWNGAVHWFNRRRNRNSLYYNVDEERMGIIPAPPARELRNCCGWDSMHYGEFWGRCSGPESSYYGESGGQLHLVETYRFGPTNQVHVYEMARDYSMWSVKYRVDDLDGIGIVRRPGGCSSISVLCVVRTKRDEESFMVLHVPGKILGYGFADGNFKEICGVAAPEGFDNEGGVQDVLTYFWSDCYPYVESLSRV